The following are encoded together in the Humulus lupulus chromosome 5, drHumLupu1.1, whole genome shotgun sequence genome:
- the LOC133779373 gene encoding uncharacterized protein LOC133779373 — translation MEGHAAGEPTAEQTIPNVAELMLKFQEEREKNQRLDDLLAQFIRQQRNEGRPQGNEESPHDSEDHPPTNGAQQHAPPPTPPIEVRNATANYSSKAFMKFHPPKFYGNIDSKVTENWIRTMERLCDLARVPQEDKVRLAIYLLREDASYWWDTMAAIHGVDTMTWEHFRNLLEERYLTTALKDEKAREFTYLRQKKMLMEEFIRKFNELSRYAPHMVFNTIHPDIRKDLEVADLEGASFSKVADKALKIERAILMQEREKEDEFRRQGARNFRNRQNNHFMKGGPSQKSSDKKRPNQWSFNNNNNNNKRGKEHSQEKPGFPQCPKCNRYHPGECRVGTNTCYICGKSGHFARECSNRNDQYKGGEEKKTNARVFALTREEAEASPSIVISGQLLFNNIPASVLVNS, via the exons ATGGAAGGACATGCAGCTGGAGAGCCTACTGCAGAGCAAACTATTCCAAATGTTGCTGAGCTAATGTTGAAATTTCaagaagaaagggagaaaaacCAACGGTTAGATGATTTACTAGCACAATTCATAAGGCAACAAAGAAATGAAGGACGACCACAGGGTAATGAAGAATCACCACACGATAGCGAAGACCACCCACCAACAAATGGAGCACAACAACACGCACCACCTCCAACTCCTCCAATAGAAGTCAGGAATGCAACAGCCAATTACTCTTCGAAGGCCTTTATGAAATTCCACCCCCCGAAATTTTATGGAAACATTGATTCGAAAGTAACAGAGAATTGGATTCGCACGATGGAAAGACTTTGTGATCTAGCTCGAGTTCCACAAGAAGACAAAGTGCGGCTAGCAATATacttgttgagggaggatgctagCTATTGGTGGGATACTATGGCGGCCATCCATGGAGTAGACACAATGACTTGGGAACATTTTCGAAACTTATTGGAAGAGAGATACCTTACAACTGCCTTGAAAGATGAAAAAGCAAGAGAATTCACTTACCTGAGGCAGAAAAAGATGCTGATGGAAGAGTTTATTCGAAAATTTAATGAACTCTCAAGATACGCCCCCCACATGGTCT tcaacactatTCATCCTGACATTCGTAAAGACCTCGAAGTAGCAGACTTGGAGGGAGCTTCTTTTTCCAAAGTAGCTGACAAAGCCTTGAAGATCGAAAGGGCAATACTGATGCAAGAACGGGAGAAAGAAGAtgaattcagaagacaaggcGCAAGGAACTTCCGAAATCGGCAAAATAACCATTTCATGAAAGGTGGTCCAAGTCAGAAAAGTAGTGACAAGAAGCGGCCTAACCAGTGGAgtttcaacaacaacaacaacaacaataagagAGGAAAGGAGCATTCCCAAGAAAAGCCAGGATTTCCTCAATGTCCCAAATGTAACAGATatcatcctggtgaatgtcgggTTGGTACTAACACTTGCTACATATGCGGGAAGTCGGGACACTTTGCAAGGGAATGTTCCAACCGTAACGACCAGTATAAaggaggagaagaaaagaaaacaaacgccagagtctttgccttgactcgGGAAGAAGCGGAAGCAAGTCCATCCATAGTAATCTCAGGTCAGCTCCTTTTCAATAACATCCCTGCATCAGTATTAGTTAATTCTTGA